From Myxococcales bacterium, the proteins below share one genomic window:
- a CDS encoding carboxypeptidase regulatory-like domain-containing protein codes for MRRALAALLATGGAAVLACGPIVGQAGSGAPKNACDVSACELYDQEGARPTCTSSARCEVAGKPEYPYVLSISVPDGSFFAPGRTFLLRSQDLRGDGLTCLSPTCFTLPPIVEVSGEYRVSPTVPPLVGFPLSGVDVLPARVTYYPEIVLDDGVRREASSVGLPSSAIFADVLGPEATGSVIRFLAFAPAGAYRRVAAPTSPFDAAFPPLSTDVRVVTEGSREGIIPYFGDRFVVGAAPNTLDDPTGEAHTAQVKRSAGLDGFFVHLRDRRTERRLSSLRALGGTEAAVRLDTVGENGPDGALRDGIDIVVSPDERWVGVPSLVDRILAGAGFRLEYPEVPEPSIVLGRVEGADATAANVTFVSSGIEVRPFGFSPQLVYRTSLRTDALGRFATVLPRGTYEAFVEPEDGARALGKTRLSVVVARPREDVVLRVRPRGTVSGKVRLADGRPMAAAEVMWGPSTRNLRVSPAPWESPRAARTRTASDGSFTVSLDEGEYDVTIVPEPGSGFPRFVAPRRPVGPDATTIEDFVVGAPTRVAWTMKALGGQPIVRAVVRAFAFVSADVGYVEVGQALSDTSGQFELLLGPLPK; via the coding sequence GTGAGACGCGCTTTGGCCGCGTTGCTCGCGACCGGAGGAGCCGCCGTGCTCGCGTGTGGGCCCATCGTCGGTCAGGCTGGCTCGGGCGCTCCGAAGAACGCCTGCGACGTGTCGGCGTGCGAGCTCTACGATCAGGAGGGCGCGCGACCGACCTGCACGAGCAGCGCCCGGTGCGAGGTCGCGGGGAAGCCGGAGTACCCGTACGTGCTCTCGATTTCGGTTCCCGACGGCTCGTTCTTCGCGCCGGGGCGGACCTTCCTGCTCCGCAGCCAAGACCTGCGCGGCGACGGCCTGACGTGCCTCTCGCCGACGTGCTTCACGCTGCCACCGATCGTCGAGGTGTCCGGCGAGTACAGGGTTTCGCCGACCGTGCCTCCGCTCGTCGGGTTCCCGCTCTCGGGGGTCGATGTGCTGCCCGCCCGCGTGACGTACTACCCCGAGATCGTGCTCGACGACGGTGTCCGGCGCGAAGCAAGCTCGGTCGGTCTGCCGTCGTCCGCGATCTTCGCCGACGTGCTCGGACCGGAGGCGACAGGGTCGGTGATCCGGTTTTTGGCCTTTGCTCCGGCCGGGGCCTACCGAAGGGTCGCCGCCCCGACGAGCCCCTTCGACGCCGCCTTTCCGCCCCTCTCGACCGACGTGCGTGTCGTTACGGAGGGCAGCCGTGAGGGCATCATTCCGTACTTCGGCGACCGGTTCGTCGTAGGCGCCGCTCCGAACACCCTGGACGACCCGACGGGAGAGGCGCACACGGCGCAGGTGAAGAGGAGCGCGGGGCTCGACGGATTCTTCGTCCACCTCCGCGACCGTCGCACCGAGCGGCGCCTCTCGTCGCTGCGGGCTCTTGGAGGCACCGAGGCGGCCGTTCGCCTCGACACGGTGGGGGAGAACGGTCCTGATGGTGCGCTCCGTGACGGGATCGACATCGTCGTGTCGCCCGACGAGCGCTGGGTCGGCGTCCCATCGCTCGTGGATCGCATCCTCGCCGGTGCAGGGTTCCGTCTCGAGTATCCCGAGGTCCCGGAGCCGTCGATCGTCCTCGGTCGAGTCGAGGGTGCGGACGCTACGGCGGCGAACGTCACGTTCGTGAGCTCGGGGATCGAGGTCCGCCCGTTCGGTTTCTCTCCGCAGCTCGTCTATCGCACCTCTCTTCGGACGGATGCGCTCGGTCGATTCGCGACGGTGCTCCCACGCGGGACCTACGAGGCCTTCGTCGAGCCCGAGGACGGGGCGCGGGCCCTCGGGAAGACTCGCCTCAGCGTCGTCGTCGCGCGCCCCCGCGAAGACGTCGTCTTGCGCGTCCGTCCACGGGGGACGGTGTCTGGAAAGGTGCGACTCGCCGATGGGCGTCCGATGGCGGCGGCCGAGGTGATGTGGGGGCCGTCCACCCGCAACCTTCGCGTCTCTCCCGCTCCATGGGAGAGCCCCCGCGCCGCTCGCACGCGCACCGCTTCCGACGGATCGTTCACGGTGTCCCTCGACGAGGGGGAGTACGACGTGACCATCGTCCCCGAGCCTGGCTCCGGCTTCCCTCGGTTCGTCGCGCCACGTCGCCCCGTGGGCCCCGACGCGACCACGATCGAGGACTTCGTCGTCGGCGCGCCCACGCGGGTCGCGTGGACGATGAAGGCGCTGGGCGGTCAGCCCATCGTTCGAGCGGTCGTGCGTGCGTTCGCCTTCGTCTCGGCCGATGTCGGCTACGTCGAAGTCGGTCAGGCCCTCTCCGACACGTCGGGGCAGTTCGAGCTTTTGCTCGGCCCACTTCCGAAATAG
- a CDS encoding tellurite resistance TerB family protein has product MTLSEERIPFLARLVGTSDAEAGRQSASILALAGAAFGARHDPDATVPTGFDPAAVALFEGLVECAFLVAHADGVFDERERAAFERLVVVACDGAVSRGQIASLLGDLEAQLEEDGEDTRIREAARSFRRPAHAEEALRVAVVMARSSDDVSAEERRTIERIASACGLPAGAVDEAFREVDHVLAAVTKAP; this is encoded by the coding sequence ATGACACTTTCCGAAGAGCGCATCCCCTTCCTCGCCCGGCTCGTCGGAACGTCCGACGCGGAAGCCGGCAGGCAGTCGGCCTCGATCCTCGCGCTCGCAGGAGCGGCGTTCGGTGCGCGCCACGACCCCGACGCCACGGTGCCCACCGGCTTCGACCCGGCGGCCGTCGCGCTCTTCGAAGGGCTCGTCGAGTGCGCCTTTCTCGTCGCGCACGCCGATGGTGTGTTCGACGAGCGCGAGCGCGCCGCCTTCGAGCGCCTCGTCGTCGTCGCGTGCGACGGCGCCGTTTCGCGGGGCCAGATCGCGTCCCTCCTCGGGGACCTCGAGGCTCAGCTCGAAGAAGACGGCGAGGACACCCGAATTCGCGAGGCGGCGCGGTCCTTTCGAAGGCCCGCGCACGCCGAAGAAGCCCTGCGGGTGGCCGTGGTCATGGCGAGGTCGTCGGACGACGTGAGCGCGGAGGAGCGTCGAACGATCGAGCGGATCGCGTCGGCGTGTGGGCTACCCGCGGGCGCCGTCGACGAGGCCTTTCGCGAGGTCGATCACGTCCTCGCCGCGGTCACCAAAGCGCCCTGA